ATTGTGCCCGTCTACTTTTACCCAGCTGGTTTCTTCACGAAGCCTCAATCCTTCACACGTAGGACAAAGTGTTTTTCCTCTGTAGCGGGAAAGCATTACTCTGTATTGGATTTTATAAAGGTTTTCTTCAAGCATTTTGAAGAAATTATTGATGGATGGGAAACTGCTTTTTCCGTCACCTTTCCAAAGGAAGTTTTTCTGTTCTTTTGTTAATTGGTGATATGGTTTATGAATAGGGAAGTCTCCTGCTTTTTTGATGAAGTCTTTTTTCCACTCACTCATGGTTTCACCTCTCCAGCTTACAACGGCATCTTCGTAGATGGATAATGTTTTATTGGGAACTACAAGATCTTCATCTATTCCGATTACTTTTCCGTATCCTTCACATGCAGGACATGCTCCATATGGGTTATTAAAGCTGAAAAAATGAACATTCGGTTCAAGAAACTCCATTCCGTCCAGTTCAAACTTATTGGAGAATTCTTTTACTTTTTCAGTATCTGTATTTTTTAACGAACAATAGCCGCGTCCTTCATAAAATGCCATCTGAATAGAGTCTGCAAGTCTTTGTAAAAAGCTTTCGTCTTCTTCATAGGAGAAACGGTCAATAACGAGATTGATCGTCATTCCTTTTTCAGGGGTAAATCCAAAGCTTTCCAGATCTTCAATTCCTGCTAAGTTTCCGTTGATTTCAAGTCTTGTGAAACCTGCCAGTTTCAAAATATTCAGGGTTTCTTTGAAATTGTCAGCATCATATTCCAAAGGAGCTGTTAATAAAAAAGAAGTATCTTTTTTGGAAGCTTTGATAAAATCTACCACATCAGAAACCGAATCTTTTTTTACTTCTTCTCCCGAAACAGGAGAAAAGGTTTTCCCGATTCTGGCAAAAAGAAGCTTCATATAATCGTAGATCTCCGTAGATGTTCCTACAGTAGAACGCGGATTGGAAGAAATTACTTTCTGCTGGATTGCAATAGACGGCGCAAGTCCTTTGATATCATCTACTTTTGGCTTTTCTAATTTTCCCAAAAACTGACGCGCATAAGAACTTAAACTTTCAACATACCTTCTTTGCCCTTCAGCATAAATGGTATCAAAGGCCAAAGATGACTTCCCGCTTCCTGAAACTCCTGTAATAACAATCAGTTTATTCTTCGGGATCAGGACATCTATATGTTTCAGATTGTTAAGATGTGCATTCTTAACGAAGATCTGTTTTTTTATGTCTATTTCTGTTGTATTAGCCATATTTTGTTTATTCATAAAGGTGACTGTACAGCATTAAGGCCGCCAGTATAATGGTGTTTTGCCACTGAATATTTCAGGGCTGTCATCAATTGAATCCCGAATCTATCTGATCACTGTAACATTATTTTATTAAAAAATACAGTTTCAAAATACAGTTGAAAAGAATAGTTTCATCATAAAAATTAAGACCCACAAAATTACGAATTTTTACTGGAAATTTTATGCATATCTTATTGTTAAAAATTATTATCATAAGCAGTAAATTAGGAGGGTAAAATTGAAATATAATCATTGGAAAATAATAAAATGAAGTAGGTTTTGTGATTTATTCTTGTTTTGTTGTTTATTTTACAGTATTCAATATAGTTTTAGAAATTATGTTATATTTTTTTATTGAACTATTGTTTTGTGTTTTAAAATTATTTAAAATTGTACTCTTAAATATGTAATATAGAAATGAGAAAATTATTCAGAGATCTGGTTACACATTTAATGAAGAAAAGATAGAATTACTCCCTCACAAAGATGCAGCATTACGCTGCATCTTTTTTTATGACAACTATCATTTGTCTGTCTTGGTGAACTCCCTTACTTTTGGGATCTGTTATAAAAAACTACGGAAACGATTATGATCAAAAAGATAGGAAGTGCTTTTTTTCTGGGATCTTTACTTTGGGTAAATGCACAGGAGAAGACAACAGATATTGAAAGCATTGAATTTCAGGGAAAATTTATCTCTACACCTTATAAAAGTGCCAATCAGAATATCAGCGTTATCAGCAGAGAAGATATTGTAAATTCTCCTGCTAAAAGTATCGATGAAATCCTTCAGCAGGTGCCAGGAATGGACATCAGAAGGAGAGGTGCCAATGGGGTGCAGAGTGATATTGGTTTCCGGGGAAGTTCTTTTGAGCAGGTTCTTCTGCTTCTGAACGGAATCAGGATGAATGACTCCCAGACCGGACATAATAATATGAATATCCCGGTGGATCTTGATGACGTAGAAAGAATAGAAATCATAAAAGGGCCGGCTGCCAGACGTTTTGGACAGAATGCTTATGCCGGTGTTATTAATATTATTACCAAAGCTGTTCCTGGAAAAAAAGTGAAAATCAGTGCGGATGGAGGAGATTTCAGTACTTACGGTCTTGGATTCAATGCTCAGATAGGAAATGAAAAGTTTACCAACTCTCTTCAGGCCAATTCTGCTTCTTCGGAAGGATATATGTTTAATACTGATTATGAGATCAGGAATGTCTTTTATCAGGGAAAACTGAATATCAAAAATGGAGATGTGAGAGTACAGGCTGGTTTTTCGGAAAAGAAATTCGGGGCCAATGGTTTTTATGCTTCCAGCACTGCAACAAAACAATATGAGGAAACACAGGCTTCTATTGTAAGTGTAGCACATCAGCAGACTTTTGGAAAGCTGAAACTTAATTCAAATGTATACTGGAGAAGAGGGCAGGATATGTATCTTTATGACAGATGGGATCCGGATTTTTACAGAAATATGCACATTGGAAATAATGTAGGTGGCGAAGTGAATTCCAGCTACCAGTGGGGATTGGGAACAACCGGAATTGGGGTAGAGCTTAGAAAAGAATTTCTGGCGAGCAGTAATCTGGGTGACAGAAACCGCTTTGTATCTCAGGTTTTCTTTGAACATCATTTTTCATTACTGGATAAGAAACTTAACATCAGTCCGGGGATCTCCTGGGCCAACTATTCTAAAGAAGGGAATTTCTTTTATCCTGGGCTGGATGTCGGCTATAACTTTAATCCTAATAATAAAATCTACGGAAATATTGCGAAAGTACACCGTATACCAACCTTTACCGAACTTTATTATGTCAGTAGAACGGAACAGGGAAATCCTGATTTACAGCCTGAAAATGCAGTATCATCAGAAGTTGGATATCAATATCAGAACAACAGGATTTTAGCTAAAATAAGCGGATTTTTAAGAAATTCCAGCAATTCTATTGATTGGGTTAAAAATGACCTGAAAGACAAAGTCTGGTTTGCAGAAAATGTAGGAGATATCAAAACTAAAGGGATTGAAGCAGAGTGGAGCCACAGACCGGTAGACTGGCTAAAGTATACGATTGGATATACTTATATTGACAGCCAATATGAAGAAAAAAATGGTTTGGTTTCAAGATATATTCTGGACAATCTGAGACATCAGTTTATTTCCAAATTAGAGGTGAAATTCCTGAAAAACTTTACCAATGAGCTTGTTTACCGTTACAACGAAAGAGTGAATCTGGGAACTTATAATCTTGTTGATGAAAAGTTGAGTTTTGCTAAAAAAGACTACTCAGTTTATGTTTTGATTAACAATATTACCAATACAAACTATACGGAAGCGTTTGGAGTGGCAATGCCGCAAAGGTGGTTCCACATTGGGTTTTCTTATACAATTAATATTAAGTAGGTGTTAATTCAATATTAATGAAAGTTAATATTAACAAATTGTTAAAAAATATACATTTGCAAAAATTTTTTATGAAACGTCTTATAGGCCTAGGTTTACTACTTGGAATTTCTTTTTTTAAAGCACAGGAACACATTTCCAGCTTCAATGCAGTGACTCTGACCTATAAGTTTCATCCGAAATTTTTCCTTTATGCAGAAGGACAGATGCGTGGCAACGAAGATTATACCTACCCTGATTATTATGAGATAAAAGGAGGGCTAGGGTATAATCTTACCAAAAACCACAAACCTTTTGTAGGATTGGGAAGATATGTGAACTATAAAGAGCACAGCTTAAGCAGAGAGGAGTTCAGAGTATGGCTTCAGGATGTCATTGATATTAAAAAAGGCATCGTAAAGTTTGAAAACCGTTTTCGTGTTGAAAAAAGCTGGTTCTATGAGCCCAAAACAGATCTTACTTCCCAGAGAATGCGTTACAGATATCGTCTGAATGTAAGTGTTCCTTTAAATTCCAAAACCATTAAGAAAGGAACTGTCTTCGCTAATGCATATGATGAAGTCTTCTTTGTAAGCCCGATGAAGCCTAGTTTTGCCAGAAACAGAGTTTATGGTGGTTTCGGCTATCAGATTGATGATTATTTTGGAATCGTGAGCGGATATCTTTGGCAGCGTGAATTTGAAGCGAAAGGGAATAAAAATTTACATTTTATCTACCTTGCTTTAAACATCAATATAGATGGAACAGATCATCACACGAAAACCTACGATTTCCCTGGTGCGGATTAATTCTTATTTAAACTTGATTGAAAATTTAATAAATCCAGCTTAGAATTAAAATAGTGATCATTGAGTAATGCCCTATATTTTTCAATCAGTGAAGATACAGAACCTACCTCATGCTCAAGATATTTGTCTTTGTTGAAGTAAATATATTCAGAATCTACAAATTCCTGAAAAAGGGTTTTATCTTCATCGGTTAAGGCTTCCCTATAAGCTGAGTTTTCAAGAAGTTCTCTGGTTTTTTGCTTAAAGGGTTCTTCTGCTTTTAATAGCTTGGCTCTATGTTTACGGATTTCGTCAAAGGGTAAAGTGACTGTCATAAACTGCAGATATGCGGTAAACTCATTAAGACTTTTCTGGAAATCATCATATTCTTTATCTATGACCGCCAGGTTTTTATACTTGGCGAGCAGATCTTTTTTCAGATCCTCATTAGAAATACGGTAATAATGCTGAAAGATTGCTTTATCGTTTTCCAGAAGCTCTTCTTTTACCCTTATCAGTTGGTTTTCCAATTTAGGAATAAGGGTTCCGGCATCTTTTGATTTGTATAGACTGCCATCAAATCTGAAGGTTTTTATTTCTTTCGGATAGGACGCCAGGTACTGCAGAGTCTGTATATCACTCTCTATTCCGGATTTCTCGTAGATTAAAGATACTTTTTTGTCACTGAAAAGATCAGAAGACTGATGAGGTAAGGAACTTGAAATTACAGAATCAATATTTTCTACAATAGGATTATGTCTTTCGTAATACCCGTTAAAATCTGAGCTGAAAGTTTGATAGGTAATATTATCCAGATAAAGTTTTACAAAGTTTTCATCATCTATCACTTCTCCTACATTTTTTACACAGCGTAAAGTAAGGAGTTTTGTGGTCATGATTTCGCAGATATTATCAAAACCACTGATGATTTCTTTTGCATATCTGTGGTCTGCAGCTGTATTCCTTGTTTCGTTTGTTTTAATCCTTTCAATTCTTTTTAGGATATCGGGATGTGAAGTCCATTGATCTTCAATTTCTATTCTGGATTTATTATATCGGGTAAGATCTTCGGCATCTATTTTAGGAAGTCCGTTTACATAAGGATGATTATTTCTTTCACATAAAATTTTCATTAAAGAAATCTGGTTCTTATAAATATCCTTTGGAAGATATTTTTGCCGGCTTTCAACATAAAAATTAAAAGAATAATTAAAAGCTGCATCACTTAATTCCAGCCTTAATAAAGATGAAGCCTGCTCTTCAGGATTGGTAATGAAGGTTGAAATTGCATCAGCATGGTATTCCATTTCTCTCTGGAGAGAAGCATGATTTTTGAAAAGAAAGTTTGAGATACTTTTAAGAACAGATTGGAATGCATTGATGAAACTGACTGATATCAGACCAAAAATTTTAAAAACAGCATTGCCTCCCGAAAATTCCAATATGAAGTTTTCATACTCTTTATTATTGTAAACCGTTTCAAAAATTATTTTTTCAGCCTGATTCACATAACCGCCCACCTTCATGCTTTTTTGAGAGAAATGTCCAAATTCATGGGCTAAAATGGTCCTTAATTCTCCTACACTGGTTGAATTGATAAGTCCAACCCCAATCGTCAGATTTTTCTTTACCGGCAAAAACATACTCCAGAAAACAGAGTTATAGCTTACACTGGCATTTACATCGGGTGAAAGAAAAACTTTTTGTGGTGCTTTTACTTTGGTTTCAGCTATGATTTCATCAATAATGGCAAACAGTGCAGGCTGGTGGGATCTGTTGACTTCTATCAGGTGGCGGGTGCTGTAATGCGTCTTTTTAAAAATGAATTTAACAAGAAATATAAACACAAAAACTCCAACACTTAATAATCCTGCTGCACCAAAAACTGTGAAGTAATTGAGAGAAACACTTAACAGTTTTATTGCCCCGTATCCTAATAAGAAGATCATCAGGAGAGAGGCGAGTATAAGTATCAGATAGATCAGGAAAAAAACCGAAATAGATACAATAGCAGATACCAGCTTGGATTGATAAGCTGATGAAATTTTAGGTAGGTTATTAGTCATGTGTTTTTTATTAATATTTCTCTATCAGATAGCGATAGGCTTTCAGATATTTGTTGAATCTTTTAATATCCTTAGGTGTGAGCTCTCTGTTTACTCTTCTAAGATCCATATTGTCACGAAGGTCATTCAGTTTTACTGCAACAGAGAGCAGAGATCTTTCTGTTCTTTTAATGAAATCATCGTAATCTTCTTCCGGATCAAACTTTGTAAGACAGCTGATGGCGAAAATGATATATTCAGGAAACCCTTCAGACCTTAAATAGTCCAGACTGAATTCCTCCGGATGGTCTTCTACTACATCATGCAGTACTCCAACGATTTTTTCGTCCAGTGTTTTACCATAATTCATTACACGCATTACGTGGGCTATGTAAGGGGCATGATATTTATCGGTTTGTCCTTTATGGGCTTTGTCGGCAATTTTGATTGCTCTATTCAGTAATTCTTCTTTTGTCATTTCTAATGAAAAATAGAGTACAAAAATAAAAAATGCCTTAAAAAAATAAGACATTTTTATTAAGATTATTTCAATTCATTTTAAAGATTTGTTTCATCCTCTATATGAGCGTGTGGAGCATTGTTTTTTACAGATTCTATTCCGTTTTCCATGCCGTTGTCGGATTCATACATCTGGCTAGTTCCTATAATTTGTCCGTTTCCTGCCTTAAGATTGAAATAACATCTGCCGTCGTTGGCTGTATTTCTTTCAAATTTTGAATCTTCCTGTGAATAGGTCTTTACAGATCCTATTCCGTTTTCGCATGATGGTTTTGTGCTGTAACCCTGGCTGGTTAAAATAACCTGCCCGTTTCCTGCTTTGAGGTTAAACTGAAAGTCTCCGTTTGTTCTTTTAGAGATAATAAATTTTCCCATGTTTATAGTTTTTTGAATTTGTGTTGTATTATTTGAATGGTACGCGCTTCTTTGGATTTATCTGGAGTTTATCAGGCGTAATAGCGTTTAGAATTTTGTATTGTGAATAGTCCTTTTCGGGTTCTTTCAAAGCCAGATATACCATAGTGTCGCTGGGTTTTTTGATCAGCATTTTATACAGCCCTTTCTGGGACTTATCTGATTTCAATGCAAAGTATCCGGGAAATTTCCCTTTGCTGACAATTTTTAGGGTATCTGTTTTGGGAATAGGAATTAAGTTTTCCTTTTTTTGCGCAGTCAGAGCAGCAGATATAAGGAATAGGGGAAATAATGTCTTCATGTTATGTTTCGCGTTTTATGATTTTTAGTTATAATAAAATTAACAAAAATTTTTGATATTTAAAGTTTTTTAAACTTCCATTCAGCCGGATATTAAAGAATAATGATAACGTATAATTGTAATTTTATGTTTGGTTTATATTTTAAATATATAAAAAACGCCCCAAAAATGAGGCGTTTTGAATCAAATTTATGGTATTAAAGCCTAATAAGCTCCTTTTTCGATATAGTGAGCCGCCACTTTTTCAGTTAAAGCTACTACATTCGGATGGTTGGTATACTTCGTGAATCTTCTTAATCCGGAAAGCATCATTCTCTGTTCATCTCCTTCAGCGAAAGAAACGATTCCTTCTTTAGCGGCAGTGATGATTTTCTCAACAGCTTTGTAAAGGTTCAATTGAGCCATCGCTGCTTCTACAGATTCAGGTGAGAAGTGTTTCTCAGCTCTTAATACTGCAGATTCTGCCATATAAATCTGGTTTAGGATTTCAGAAGCATTCAATAATAAATGCTGCTGTTTCTCAATATCCATCATGAATTTCTGAAGTGCAGCTCCGGAAACCATCAGAAATACTTTCTTAAGATTTGCAATAATTGCTTTTTCCTCACTCATGAATTCTGAATAATCAGGAACTTCAAATGAAGGGATACCCATCAATTCTTTGCTGATTGCCATTGCAGGAGATAAAAGATCTAATTCACCTTTCATTGCTCGCTTGATAAGCATTCCTACAGCTAATAATCTGTTGATTTCATTGGTACCTTCATAGATTCTTGAAATTCTTGAATCTCTCCATGCTGCTTCCATAGGAGTATCTTCAGAGAATCCCATACCACCATATACCTGAATTCCTTCATCTGCTGTATGCTGAGCAAGGTCAGAAACGAATACTTTAAGGATGGAACATTCTACAGCGAATTCTTCTACACCTTTCAATTCTGCTTCCTGGTGGCTTAATCCACTTGCTACTAATTCGTCTATTTTATCCTGAACGTTTTTAGCTGCTCTGTAAGAACCTGCCTCACTTACGAAAACTCCCGTTGCCATTTCAGCCAGTTTCTTTCGGATTGCTCCGAAAGTAGAAATAGAAACACCAAACTGTTTTCTTTCGTTAGAGTACTGGATAGAGTGGTTTAAGATTCTTCTTTGTGCATCAAGACAAGCTGCTGCCAATTTGATACGGCCTACGTTCAATGCATTTAAAGCGATTTTGAAACCATTGTTTCTTTCTCCTAAAAGATTTTCCACAGGGATTTTCATATCATTGAAGAAAACCTGACGGGTAGAAGATGCACGGATACCTAATTTGTGCTCTTCCTCTCCGAAAGTTAGACTTTCAGGGTTTTCAAGTTCAGATCTGTTGATTACGAAACCTGTGATATTTTTATCATCATCAATTTTAGCGAATAATGTAAATGTATCTGCAAATCCTGCATTAGAAATCCACATTTTCTGGCCATTGATGATATAGTGTTTTCCGTCTTCGGAAAGTTTTGCTCTTGTTTTTCCTGAGTTGGCATCAGAACCGGCATCCGGCTCTGTCAGGCAGTAAGCCCCAAACTTTGCTCCTGTTGCTAAATCCGGAAGGTATTTTTTCTTCTGCTCTTCAGTTCCGTAAAGAACGATAGGAAGAGTTCCGATTCCCGTATGTGCTCCATAAGCTGTTGCTAATGAACCTGTAGTTCCGGAAATGTAATCGCAGGCAAGCATTGTGGTCACGAAGCCCATTCCAAGACCTCCGTATTCTTCAGGAACAGCAATCCCCAACAATCCCATGTCACCCAATTTGCGCATTGTCTCTTCGGTGAATGCATAATCTTTCTTTTCGAAACGTTCTCTTTGAGGAACGACCTCTCTGTCTATGAATTCTTTTGCCGAATCACGAAGCATTTTTTGCTCTTCGTTCAGTTCTTCAACACTGAAAATTTCGTTTGCAGGAATTTGTTTGATTAGGAATTCCCCACCTTTAAGTATATTGCTCATTTGTTATTATTTTAAATTTTAGATTATAAATTTTAAATTAGATTTTATTGTTATAAATTTTCAGATGATGTTTTAATGATTTTAGTCAAAATATTAATGATCATTTCAATGTCTTTTAAATATGAATTGATCTCAATTTGAACAAGATTGGAAGAATCATAAGTTTCAGCCAATATCTTGTTTCTCTCGCTTCTTTATTTGCAATATAGAAAGCTTTGATATGAAATCTTTTTTAGATTGAGCAGCTACAGTTTCTTCTACATTTGCTCCAATGGAAGTTCCAGAACGAAGAATTTGTTTTGATAAAATAAACTCGTTTTGAGATTTACACTCAGTATAAAATTTAATTATTCTTAAGGCAAAATCAAAAGTTTTTATTTGGATCAAACTGTCTTCTTTGAACCCCATCACATCAAAAATTTATAATTTAAAATCTATAATTAATTAAAGTAGTTCAAAAATAGAAGCCGCTCCTTGTCCTGTTCCCACACACATGGAAACCATTCCGTATTTGTTACCTCTTCTTCTCATTTCATCAAGAAGTTGAACTGTTAGCTTGGTTCCTGTACATCCCAGCGGGTGTCCAAGTGCAATAGCTCCTCCGTTTACGTTTAAGATATCAGGATTTAAGCCCAATTCTTTCTTGATGGCAACGGATTGAGAAGCAAAAGCTTCATTAAGTTCGATCAAGTCGATATCTTTTAGTTCTAATCCTGCTTGTTTTAATGCTTTAGGAATAGCGTAGATAGGTCCCATTCCCATGATTCTAGGTTCAAGTCCGGCAGCAGCATAAGCAACTAATCTTGCTTCAGGCTCCAATCCTAATTCTTTTACCATTTCCTCACTCATTACCATTACGAAAGCAGCTCCGTCACTCATTTGAGAAGAGTTTCCGGCAGTTACACTTCCTCCGTTGGCAAATACAGGTCTTAATTTTGCTAAACCAGCTAAAGAAGTATCAGCTCTTGGACCTTCATCTACTGAAAAATCAAACTTTTTAGTCTGCAGTTTCTGATTTTCATCCAGGAAGTTATATTCTACAGGAATCGGAACAATCTGGCTGGCAAATTTTCCTTCCTGATTAGCTTTTAAAGCTTTCATGTGAGATTCAAAAGCAAACTGATCCTGTTCTTCTCTCGTAATATTATACTGTTTTGCTACTTCTTCAGCAGTGTAACCCATTCCCCAGTAGTAATCCGGGTTTGTTTTTGCGATATCCGTTTCAGGAACCGGTTTGTAACCTCCCATTGGGATGTATGACATCGATTCAGTACCTCCGGCGATGATGCAATCTGCCATTCCAGCCTGAATTTTTGCAGAAGCAATAGCAATGGCCTCACTTCCTGAAGCACAATATCTATTGACGGTTACGCCCGGAACTTTATCCGTATTTAATCCCATCAAAGAGATCAGACGTGCAACGTTCAGCCCTTGTTCAGCTTCCGGCATTGCATTTCCTACGATAAGGTCATCAATTCTGTTTTTATCTAATTGTGGTAGCTCAGCCATTAATTTTTCAATAACGGTAGCCGCCATGACATCAGGTCGTGTAAATCTTAAACTTCCTTTTGGAGCTTTTCCAACGGCAGTTCTGAAACCTTTTACTATATATGCTGTCTTTGACATTGTTTTATTATTAATTGTTATAAAAATTAACCATACTGTTTGTCATGCTAAAAAGCATCTTTCCAATGTTTTGATTCCTTCGGAATGACAAAGTGTTCGTTAATTATTTTTTTGAAATGATTAGTTTCTTAATGGTTTTCCGTTCTGTAACATGTACTGGATTCTTTCTAAAGTTTTTCTTTCTCCACAAAGCTGAAGGAAGGTTTCTCTTTCAAGATTCAGCAAGTATTGTTCTGTAACAACTGTTGGTTCAGATAGATTTCCACCTACCATTACGTTGGCTAGTTTATCTGCAATTTTCTTATCATGTGCAGAGATGAAGTTTCCGGTTAACATCTGGTCAGTTCCTACATAGAACATTCCTAATGCATCTTTACCAAGAACTTTTACTTTTTGCTCGATTGGCTGAGTATATCCTTGTTCTGCCAATAGTTTTGCTACTTTTTTAGCTTCTGCAATCTGTCTGTTTTTGCTTACAGAAACGATGTCTTTCCCTTTTTCAAGGATTCCCATATCGTAAGCTTCATAAGCAGAAGTAGCTACTTTACCCATTGCGATGTTCATGAAAGCTTCACGAAGTCTGTTGTTTTTAACATCATCGCTGTGGAATTCTCTGGAAGTTCTTAAAGTCAATTCTTTAGTACCACCTCCGCCAGGAATTACACCAACTCCGGTTTCTACAAGTCCGATGTACGTTTCTGCTGCTGCAACCACTCGGTCGGCGTGCATTGTCATTTCGCATCCTCCACCGAGAGTCATTCCGTGAGGAGCAACAACTACAGGAATAGAGGAGTAACGTACTCTCATCATTGATTTCTGGAAGTAAGCGATTGCCATATTCAAATCATCCCAATCCTGCTCGATAGCCATCATAAGGATCATAGCAAGGTTAGCTCCTACTGAGAAGTTAGCTCCTTGGTTTCCTACAACTAATCCGTCATATTCTTTTTCTGCTAAATCAATCGCTCTGTTTAATCCATCAAGAACTTCGCCTCCAAGAGAGTTCATTTTTGAACGGATCTCGAAGTTGATGATTCCGTCTCCTAAATCTTCAATAGCAGCACCGGAATTACTCCAAAGCGTTTTATTTTTTCTGATATTGTCTAAGATAATGAATGCATCCTGACCAGGGATTTTGTTGTATTCTCCTGAGTTTTTGTCAACATAAATGCTTTGTCCTTCATCATTTACTTTATAGAAGGTCTCTACGTTTTTGACCCAGTCTGAAACTTCGTAGCCTGCATCTTTTGCCAGTTCAATACCTTTTGCAACGCCTACAGCATCCCAGATTTCAAATGGTCCGTTTTCCCATCCGAAACCAGCTCTCATGGCATCGTCAATTTTGTAAACTTCGTCAGAGATTTCAGGAACTTTATGTGAAATGTAAGCGAATAATGCTCCTAAAGATTTTCTATACAATTCACCGGCTTTATCTTTACCTCCGATCAGAACTTTGAATCTGTCAATTGGTTTATCAATAGCTTTTGTTAATTCTAAAGTAGGGAATGATGATTTTCCTTGAAGTTCATACTCTAAAGTATCAAGGTTTAATCCATGAATTTCAGATTTTCCTTCTGCGTTTTTCACTTTTTTATAGAAACCTTGTTCTGTTTTTGAACCTAGCCATTTATTATCCATCATTTTCTGGATATAGCCCGGAAGAGCAAAAACATCATTGAAATCATTGGCTTCAGCACCGCTCTGACGAACTCCATTGGCTACCATTACCAATGTATCAAGGCCTACAACGTCAGCTGTTCTGAACGTGGCAGATTTCGGACGTCCAATTACAGGACCTGTTAATTTATCAACATCAGAAACGGTAAGTCCTAATTTCTGTACATTATGAAGAAGATCCATCATAGAGAACACTCCAATTCTGTTGGCGATGAAAGCAGGTGTATCTTTGGCTAAAACAGTAGTTTTACCTAAGAATTTCGCCCCGTAGTTCATATAGAAATCTATAATTTCAGGAGCTGTATCATTGGTAGGGATAATCTCTAAAAGAGGAAGGTATCTTACCGGGTTGAAGAAGTGTGTCCCTGCGAAATATTTTTTGAAATCTTCGCTTCTTCCTTCAGTAAGGAAGTGAATAGGAATACCGGAAGTATTAGAAGAAATCAGTGTTCCCGGTTTTCTGAACTGTTCAATCTTTTCGTATACAGACTTCTTGATGTCAAGTCTTTCTACTACTACTTCAATGATCCAGTCTGTGTTTTTTATTTTCGGAAGATCATCATCGAA
The window above is part of the Chryseobacterium sp. MA9 genome. Proteins encoded here:
- a CDS encoding acyl-CoA dehydrogenase family protein; the encoded protein is MSNILKGGEFLIKQIPANEIFSVEELNEEQKMLRDSAKEFIDREVVPQRERFEKKDYAFTEETMRKLGDMGLLGIAVPEEYGGLGMGFVTTMLACDYISGTTGSLATAYGAHTGIGTLPIVLYGTEEQKKKYLPDLATGAKFGAYCLTEPDAGSDANSGKTRAKLSEDGKHYIINGQKMWISNAGFADTFTLFAKIDDDKNITGFVINRSELENPESLTFGEEEHKLGIRASSTRQVFFNDMKIPVENLLGERNNGFKIALNALNVGRIKLAAACLDAQRRILNHSIQYSNERKQFGVSISTFGAIRKKLAEMATGVFVSEAGSYRAAKNVQDKIDELVASGLSHQEAELKGVEEFAVECSILKVFVSDLAQHTADEGIQVYGGMGFSEDTPMEAAWRDSRISRIYEGTNEINRLLAVGMLIKRAMKGELDLLSPAMAISKELMGIPSFEVPDYSEFMSEEKAIIANLKKVFLMVSGAALQKFMMDIEKQQHLLLNASEILNQIYMAESAVLRAEKHFSPESVEAAMAQLNLYKAVEKIITAAKEGIVSFAEGDEQRMMLSGLRRFTKYTNHPNVVALTEKVAAHYIEKGAY
- a CDS encoding 3-hydroxyacyl-CoA dehydrogenase/enoyl-CoA hydratase family protein; the protein is MKRRIKHVTVLGSGIMGSGIAAHFANIGVEVSLLDIVPFELTEAEQKKGLTKDDKVVRNRIASENFEKLKKASPALLYSPKFADRIKIGNFDDDLPKIKNTDWIIEVVVERLDIKKSVYEKIEQFRKPGTLISSNTSGIPIHFLTEGRSEDFKKYFAGTHFFNPVRYLPLLEIIPTNDTAPEIIDFYMNYGAKFLGKTTVLAKDTPAFIANRIGVFSMMDLLHNVQKLGLTVSDVDKLTGPVIGRPKSATFRTADVVGLDTLVMVANGVRQSGAEANDFNDVFALPGYIQKMMDNKWLGSKTEQGFYKKVKNAEGKSEIHGLNLDTLEYELQGKSSFPTLELTKAIDKPIDRFKVLIGGKDKAGELYRKSLGALFAYISHKVPEISDEVYKIDDAMRAGFGWENGPFEIWDAVGVAKGIELAKDAGYEVSDWVKNVETFYKVNDEGQSIYVDKNSGEYNKIPGQDAFIILDNIRKNKTLWSNSGAAIEDLGDGIINFEIRSKMNSLGGEVLDGLNRAIDLAEKEYDGLVVGNQGANFSVGANLAMILMMAIEQDWDDLNMAIAYFQKSMMRVRYSSIPVVVAPHGMTLGGGCEMTMHADRVVAAAETYIGLVETGVGVIPGGGGTKELTLRTSREFHSDDVKNNRLREAFMNIAMGKVATSAYEAYDMGILEKGKDIVSVSKNRQIAEAKKVAKLLAEQGYTQPIEQKVKVLGKDALGMFYVGTDQMLTGNFISAHDKKIADKLANVMVGGNLSEPTVVTEQYLLNLERETFLQLCGERKTLERIQYMLQNGKPLRN
- a CDS encoding four helix bundle protein — protein: MGFKEDSLIQIKTFDFALRIIKFYTECKSQNEFILSKQILRSGTSIGANVEETVAAQSKKDFISKLSILQIKKREKQDIG
- a CDS encoding acetyl-CoA C-acyltransferase; this encodes MSKTAYIVKGFRTAVGKAPKGSLRFTRPDVMAATVIEKLMAELPQLDKNRIDDLIVGNAMPEAEQGLNVARLISLMGLNTDKVPGVTVNRYCASGSEAIAIASAKIQAGMADCIIAGGTESMSYIPMGGYKPVPETDIAKTNPDYYWGMGYTAEEVAKQYNITREEQDQFAFESHMKALKANQEGKFASQIVPIPVEYNFLDENQKLQTKKFDFSVDEGPRADTSLAGLAKLRPVFANGGSVTAGNSSQMSDGAAFVMVMSEEMVKELGLEPEARLVAYAAAGLEPRIMGMGPIYAIPKALKQAGLELKDIDLIELNEAFASQSVAIKKELGLNPDILNVNGGAIALGHPLGCTGTKLTVQLLDEMRRRGNKYGMVSMCVGTGQGAASIFELL